A region from the Geobacillus vulcani PSS1 genome encodes:
- the dnaI gene encoding primosomal protein DnaI, with translation MERVNHLLQRLLGNQRFKQRYEQMKRYILEHPDVQPFLRAHERQLSADAVDRSLMKLHEFIEQHGNCRQCPGLERCPNMLQGYRPNLVISSGRIEIEYDRCPKKVQYDERKRQESLIQSMFMPREILRASLSDVDLNDDGRIKAIRFAERFVSEYEPGKKMKGLYLHGSFGVGKTYLLAAIANELAKRNVPSLIVYVPELFREMKHSLQDQTMNEKLDYIKKVPVLMLDDLGAEAMSSWVRDDVLGPILQYRMFENLPTFFTSNFNMQQLSHHLTYSQRGEEEKVKAARIMERIRYLAYPIEITGPNRREQNI, from the coding sequence ATGGAACGAGTAAACCACCTGTTGCAGCGGTTGCTTGGCAATCAACGGTTTAAACAACGCTACGAACAAATGAAACGCTACATTTTGGAGCATCCGGACGTGCAGCCGTTTTTGCGGGCGCACGAACGGCAATTGTCGGCCGATGCAGTTGACCGCAGCTTGATGAAGCTGCATGAATTCATCGAGCAGCACGGGAATTGCCGCCAATGTCCGGGGCTCGAGCGGTGCCCGAACATGCTGCAAGGGTATCGGCCGAACTTGGTGATCAGCAGCGGCCGGATTGAGATTGAGTATGACCGCTGCCCAAAAAAAGTGCAATACGACGAGAGGAAGCGGCAAGAGTCGCTCATTCAAAGCATGTTCATGCCGCGTGAAATTTTGCGTGCTTCGCTCTCTGACGTTGATCTCAATGACGATGGACGGATCAAAGCGATCCGATTTGCCGAGCGGTTTGTGTCGGAATATGAGCCAGGGAAAAAAATGAAAGGCTTGTATTTGCACGGATCGTTTGGGGTGGGCAAGACGTATTTGCTCGCCGCGATCGCCAACGAGTTGGCGAAGCGGAACGTCCCGTCGCTGATCGTCTACGTGCCCGAGCTGTTTCGTGAGATGAAACATTCGCTTCAAGACCAGACGATGAACGAAAAGCTCGATTATATCAAAAAAGTGCCGGTGCTGATGCTCGATGACCTCGGGGCGGAGGCGATGTCAAGCTGGGTGCGCGATGATGTGCTCGGCCCGATCTTGCAATACCGGATGTTTGAAAACTTGCCGACGTTTTTCACGTCGAACTTTAATATGCAGCAGCTTTCCCACCATTTAACGTATTCGCAGCGCGGCGAAGAAGAGAAGGTGAAGGCGGCGCGCATTATGGAACGAATCCGCTATTTGGCCTATCCGATTGAAATCACCGGGCCGAACCGCCGCGAGCAAAATATATAA
- a CDS encoding replication initiation and membrane attachment family protein: MQHHWKELIAVDRYTVQSRGVLHEVDRKVLTLLYQPLIGCRALALYMTLWGELELLDGQEATHHRLMALMQCGLPDIYSERLKLEGIGLLNTYVHAPEADEPKLFLYELRPPLAPDQFFRDEMLSAFLHRQVGRHLFIQLSNFFARPSIDETKFTRVTRSFSDVFSAVPAEQIVAGFSEEAGPELLEGKDHIGREESSYVLDDDVFDFELFFAGLSKQLVPRRAVTAKVKEAIKKLAFLYGIPPLEMQKLVLGVIDPAYHIDIDALRRAAREWYELEHGGVEPRLVERVQPLAYRTLENIEPRTKEEQLMKQLETISPRQLLKEISGGVEPSLADLQLIEDVMFKQQLLPGVVNVLIYYVMLRTNMKLSKKYVEKIASHWARKKVKTVKEAMELAKEEAKTYQNWANEKEKGTRAVRKVVRTEIVPDWLNMDYSQPENDDFDVEQARKELEERLKKYRDES, encoded by the coding sequence ATGCAACACCATTGGAAAGAGCTGATTGCTGTCGACCGTTATACCGTGCAAAGCCGTGGGGTGTTGCATGAGGTGGACCGAAAAGTGCTGACGCTGCTTTACCAGCCGCTCATCGGCTGCCGCGCGTTGGCGCTTTATATGACGCTTTGGGGGGAGCTTGAGCTGCTTGACGGCCAGGAAGCGACCCATCATCGGCTCATGGCGCTCATGCAGTGCGGACTGCCGGACATTTACAGTGAACGGTTGAAACTCGAAGGAATCGGGCTGCTCAACACATACGTCCACGCTCCAGAGGCGGATGAACCGAAGCTGTTTCTTTATGAGCTGCGCCCGCCGTTGGCGCCAGACCAGTTTTTCCGCGATGAGATGTTGAGCGCTTTTTTGCATCGGCAAGTCGGCCGTCACTTGTTTATTCAGCTGAGCAACTTTTTTGCCCGTCCGTCCATTGATGAAACGAAATTCACCCGAGTGACGCGGTCGTTTTCCGATGTGTTTTCGGCTGTGCCTGCTGAACAAATCGTCGCCGGCTTCAGCGAAGAAGCCGGGCCCGAGCTGCTTGAGGGGAAGGATCACATCGGGCGGGAGGAGTCGTCATATGTGCTCGATGATGATGTATTCGACTTTGAGCTGTTTTTTGCCGGCCTGTCCAAGCAGCTGGTGCCGCGCCGAGCTGTGACAGCAAAAGTGAAGGAAGCGATTAAAAAGCTGGCGTTTTTATACGGCATTCCGCCGCTGGAGATGCAAAAACTGGTTCTTGGCGTCATCGATCCGGCCTATCATATCGATATTGACGCGTTGCGCCGAGCGGCGCGCGAATGGTATGAGCTCGAACATGGCGGTGTCGAGCCGCGTCTCGTGGAACGAGTGCAGCCGCTCGCCTATCGGACGTTGGAAAACATCGAACCGCGCACAAAAGAGGAGCAACTAATGAAACAGCTGGAAACGATTTCCCCACGCCAGCTGCTCAAGGAAATTTCAGGCGGCGTTGAGCCGTCGCTCGCTGATTTGCAGCTGATCGAAGATGTGATGTTTAAGCAGCAGCTGCTCCCGGGAGTTGTGAACGTGCTCATTTATTACGTCATGCTCCGGACGAATATGAAGCTGTCGAAAAAGTACGTAGAAAAAATCGCCAGCCATTGGGCGCGCAAGAAAGTGAAAACGGTGAAGGAAGCAATGGAACTGGCGAAAGAAGAGGCGAAAACATACCAAAACTGGGCGAACGAAAAGGAAAAAGGGACGAGGGCGGTGCGCAAAGTCGTGCGCACGGAAATCGTCCCCGACTGGCTGAACATGGATTACAGCCAGCCGGAGAATGATGATTTTGATGTCGAACAGGCGCGCAAAGAGCTGGAGGAACGGCTGAAAAAATACCGTGATGAATCATAG
- the thrS gene encoding threonine--tRNA ligase, producing MPDVIRITFPDGAEKEFPKGTTTEDIAASISSGLKKKAIAGKWNGRFVDLRTPLHEDGELVIITQDMPEALDILRHSAAHLMAQAIKRLYGNVKLGVGPVIENGFYYDIDMEHKLAPDDLPKIEAEMRNIVKENLEIVRKEVSREEAIRRYEEIGDELKLELIRDIPEGETISIYEQGEFFDLCRGVHVPSTGKIKEFKLLSISGAYWRGDSSNKMLQRIYGTAFFKKEDLDHYLHLLEEAKERDHRKLGKELELFMTSQQVGQGLPLWLPKGATIRRIIERYIVDKEVALGYDHVYTPVLGSVELYKTSGHWDHYKENMFPPMEMDNEQLVLRPMNCPHHMMIYKSKLHSYRELPIRIAELGTMHRYEMSGALTGLQRVRGMTLNDAHIFVRPDQIKDEFKRVVNLILEVYKDFGIQEYSFRLSYRDPHDKEKYYDDDEMWEKAQRMLREAMDELGLDYYEAEGEAAFYGPKLDVQVRTALGKDETLSTVQLDFLLPERFDLTYIGEDGKPHRPVVIHRGVVSTMERFVAFLIEEYKGAFPTWLAPVQVKVIPVSPEAHLDYAYDVHRTLKEHGFRVEVDERDEKIGYKIREAQMQKIPYMLVVGDKEVSERAVNVRRYGEKESRTMGLDDFISSLREEVRRK from the coding sequence ATGCCAGACGTCATTCGCATTACGTTCCCAGACGGGGCGGAAAAGGAGTTTCCAAAGGGGACGACGACGGAAGACATCGCTGCCTCGATCAGCTCGGGGCTGAAGAAAAAAGCGATCGCTGGAAAATGGAACGGCCGGTTCGTTGATTTGCGCACGCCGCTTCACGAAGACGGTGAACTGGTCATTATTACTCAAGACATGCCGGAAGCGCTTGACATTTTGCGCCATAGCGCTGCCCATTTAATGGCGCAGGCCATCAAGCGGCTGTACGGCAACGTCAAGCTCGGCGTCGGCCCGGTCATTGAAAACGGCTTTTACTATGATATCGACATGGAGCATAAGCTGGCGCCAGACGATCTTCCAAAAATCGAAGCGGAAATGCGCAACATTGTCAAAGAAAATCTCGAGATCGTCCGCAAAGAAGTGAGCCGCGAAGAAGCCATCCGGCGGTATGAAGAAATCGGCGATGAGTTGAAGCTCGAGTTGATCCGCGATATTCCGGAAGGCGAGACGATTTCCATTTACGAGCAAGGCGAGTTTTTCGACCTTTGCCGCGGCGTGCACGTGCCGTCGACCGGCAAAATCAAAGAGTTTAAGCTGCTCAGCATCTCGGGCGCCTACTGGCGCGGCGACAGCAGCAACAAAATGCTGCAGCGCATCTATGGCACGGCCTTTTTCAAAAAAGAAGATTTGGATCATTATTTGCACTTGCTTGAAGAAGCGAAAGAGCGCGACCACCGCAAACTCGGCAAAGAGCTCGAGCTGTTTATGACGTCGCAGCAAGTCGGACAAGGGCTGCCGCTTTGGCTGCCGAAAGGAGCGACGATCCGCCGCATCATTGAACGGTACATCGTCGATAAAGAAGTGGCGCTCGGGTATGATCATGTCTACACGCCGGTGCTCGGCAGCGTCGAGCTGTACAAAACATCGGGCCATTGGGACCATTACAAAGAAAACATGTTCCCGCCGATGGAGATGGACAATGAACAGCTCGTGCTGCGGCCGATGAACTGCCCGCATCACATGATGATTTACAAAAGCAAGCTGCACAGCTACCGCGAGCTGCCGATCCGCATCGCCGAATTGGGCACGATGCACCGCTATGAAATGTCGGGCGCTCTCACCGGACTGCAGCGCGTCCGCGGCATGACGCTCAATGACGCTCATATTTTCGTGCGCCCGGATCAAATCAAAGACGAGTTCAAACGCGTCGTGAACTTGATTTTGGAAGTCTATAAGGATTTTGGCATTCAGGAATACTCGTTCCGTTTGTCATACCGCGATCCGCATGACAAGGAAAAATATTACGACGACGATGAAATGTGGGAAAAAGCGCAGCGCATGCTTCGCGAAGCGATGGACGAGCTCGGCCTCGACTACTATGAGGCTGAGGGGGAAGCGGCGTTTTACGGGCCGAAGCTCGATGTGCAAGTGCGCACGGCGCTCGGCAAAGACGAAACGCTCTCAACGGTGCAGCTTGACTTCCTCTTGCCGGAGCGCTTTGATTTGACGTACATCGGCGAAGACGGAAAGCCGCATCGCCCTGTCGTCATCCACCGCGGCGTCGTTTCGACAATGGAGCGGTTTGTCGCCTTCTTGATCGAAGAATACAAAGGCGCGTTCCCGACGTGGCTCGCCCCGGTGCAGGTGAAAGTGATTCCGGTGTCGCCGGAAGCGCATCTTGACTATGCGTATGACGTGCATCGGACCCTGAAAGAACACGGATTCCGCGTCGAAGTCGACGAGCGCGATGAAAAAATCGGCTATAAAATCCGCGAGGCGCAAATGCAAAAAATCCCGTACATGCTCGTTGTCGGCGATAAAGAAGTGTCTGAACGAGCGGTCAATGTCCGCCGC
- the ytxC gene encoding putative sporulation protein YtxC, whose amino-acid sequence MIEIHFDEASEAEKLFWLLHHRPQPDDSPLFHAAYDGKKTVAVYIHGEEKYVLESHIVPAMTAFMQEVMEDRLLLSIIANVFYFRDVEEQQQILALAHSFLDGERRDYRKSAAFAASRTAMLRDAFASFLRDGLSFSFSSFVTFRLKPYMERLQHYVELAIDEYKLEQEYQNFVQMLRDCLAGRAPQWPRLYLVHDPPHFVFYDSEQRELSTAEVRQLIDRHLVFSQPMYIDASVLAPLVSLAPAEIELYTDHPDDGMVQTLQNVFQERLTVCRRADFSRLFAANAGNGGEA is encoded by the coding sequence GTGATCGAAATCCATTTCGACGAGGCAAGCGAGGCGGAAAAACTGTTTTGGCTGTTGCATCACCGGCCGCAACCGGATGACAGTCCGCTGTTTCATGCCGCCTATGATGGGAAGAAAACGGTGGCCGTTTACATACACGGCGAAGAGAAATATGTGCTTGAGTCGCATATCGTCCCAGCGATGACCGCATTTATGCAGGAGGTGATGGAAGACCGGCTGCTGCTATCCATCATTGCCAATGTTTTTTATTTCCGCGATGTCGAAGAACAGCAGCAAATTTTGGCCCTCGCTCATTCGTTTTTGGACGGCGAGCGGCGCGATTACCGGAAAAGCGCGGCGTTTGCCGCCTCGCGCACCGCGATGTTGCGCGACGCTTTCGCCTCCTTTTTGCGCGACGGCTTGTCGTTTTCGTTTTCTTCGTTCGTTACGTTCCGGTTGAAGCCGTATATGGAGCGCCTCCAACATTATGTCGAGCTGGCGATCGATGAATACAAGCTGGAGCAGGAGTATCAAAATTTTGTGCAAATGCTGCGCGACTGCCTGGCTGGCCGGGCGCCGCAATGGCCGCGCCTGTATTTGGTGCACGATCCGCCGCACTTCGTGTTTTACGACAGCGAGCAGCGGGAGCTGTCGACGGCGGAAGTGAGACAGTTGATCGATCGCCATCTCGTGTTCAGCCAGCCGATGTATATTGATGCATCGGTGCTTGCTCCGCTTGTCTCGCTTGCTCCGGCGGAAATTGAGCTGTACACCGATCATCCGGATGATGGCATGGTACAGACGCTGCAAAACGTGTTTCAAGAACGGCTGACGGTCTGCCGCCGCGCCGATTTTTCCCGCTTGTTTGCCGCCAACGCTGGAAATGGAGGAGAAGCTTGA